The window TTGCGGGAGACCACCGGACCCATCTGCACGCCCTCGTCAAGCCCGTAACCCACCCGGATGCGGGACGCCCCTTCCACCAGGGCCCGCCGCAACGGCTCGTGGATCTCGCCCACGGCCATCACCAGGGAACCGGCCAGGCAGCGCTGGCCCGCCGACCCAAAGGCGGAGGAGAGGATGGCCGGGACCGTGCGCTCCAGGTCCGCGTCGGGCATCACCACCAGGGCGTTCTTGGCCCCGCCGTGGCACTGGGCCCGCTTGCCGTGGGCGGCCGCCGTGGCGTAGACATACTTCGCCACCGGCGTGGAGCCCACGAAGGAGACCCCCGCGACGTCGGGGTGGGTCAGCAGCGCGTCCACCACCTCTTTCCCCCCGTGGACCATGTTGATCACCCCGGGAGGGAAGCCAACCTCGTGGATCAGTTCGAAGAGACGGGTTTGCGTGATGGGGCAGATCTCGGAGGGCTTGACGATGTAGGTGTTCCCGGCGACGAGGGCGTAGGGGAAGAACCACGAGGGGATCATGGCGGGGAAGTTGAAGGGCGCGATGCAGCAGAAGACGCCCACCGGCTCCAGGATGCATTCCTCATCGATCCCATCGGCGACCTGGGGCGTGTGGTAGCCCATGAGGGCGGTGAACATCCCGGCGGCCGCCTCGATGTTCTCCAGGGTCCGCTGCATCTCCCCCCGGGCTTCCTCCAGGGTTTTCCCGTGCTCCTGCACGATGGTGCGAGCCAGGTCCTCAAAACGCCGCTCCACCTGATCCCGCAGGCGCAGGAGATAGCGAGCGCGGACCGGGATGGGGAGGCGACGCCATGATTCGAAGGCTTCCCGGGCCGCCGCCACCGCCCGGTTCACTTCCTCCACCGTGGAGAGGGGGACCCGGGCGATCACCGCATCCAGGGCCGGGTTGCGCACCTCCAGGTAAGTGTCCGTCGCCGAGGCCACCCACTGGCCACCGATGTAGTTCCGCAACACCTCGCTCCCCATAGGTCCCTCCCGCAAGAGGATCTCGCTTGCGCCGAACCTCGTTCCAAACCCATGCCGGAAGGCCCGGCGGTCAAGCCTGTAGAGGACAGCGAATCCTTCTAACGATTTGCTTGCATTCGTCTCCGAGGCTCATCAAAAGGCAGCTTTCGAATGCGTATAATTTGATCCTCTACAATAACGATCAAGCCTATCCGAAGATATTCCTCTACTTGAGGAAGTATATCGATTAACTTCTGAAATGTCTGGTCAGGTTGAGAACGACGGATGCGGAAAATGATAATAGATGGGGAAGACTGGCGCGTAAAAGCCAGCAGACGTCCATAATCCAGATCGTGGGTGAGGATGATCTCCCCTTGACGTCGAGCCTCCTCAATGATTTCCCAATCCTCTGCGTAACTCAGGCCGATATCCCCTGCATGACGAAACAAGTATCCTTTATCCTGTAAGCGCTTGGCTAAAGAGCGAGGCATATTCATGTTTAAAAGAAACTTCATTACGTATGGAACTCCTCTACAGGTAATTTAGAATCGAAGATACTGGAATTCGCAAACCACAAATGCATGGCTTCCCCATGCATTTGTTAGGATCCATCGTAATACGCCGAAAACGGTAATGTCGGAGCTCCATCGTTATTCTTCTTTCGATTAGCATTAAGGATAGAGGCTTTCGCCCTAAACCTCGGGTCTCCGATGACACAGGGTCGCCCTTGAAGCCATCCCTACAGTCCCAAACTCCCGTCTTCTCAATCCCGAAAGGTCGCGGCGAAAGCCGCTCCTACAAAAGCCGCTCCTACAGGATAGATTTCTTCGGAAGGGGCTTTCGCCCCACACCTCTATCTTCGAGCTGGCAGATCGCGGCTGAAGCCCCTCCTCCAGCGTGGATGCCGAAATGAATTTCGGCCTACAAGGGCGATCGGTCGCGGCGGAAGCCGCTCCCACGGAGAGGATGCATCCTCCAAACGGTCAATCCATGAGGGATCCTGCCCCAAACCGTTAATCCCCCCACTCGTGTCGGAGACGGGTCTCGGCGATCATCCGGGCGGTCATGGCCGTCCACAGGCGTTCCGGAGTGATGGGCAGCTCGGTCACCCGGACGCCGACCGCATCCCGGATCGCATTGGCCACGGCGGCCGCCCCGGGCACCACCGGCGGCTCCCCAACGCCCCGGGCCCCAAAGGGGCCGTGCGGGCTGGGAACCTCGACGATGCGGGTTTCGATGGGCGGGACCTCCGGGGCGATGGGAAGGGCGTAATCCAGGAAGGAGGCGGTCAGCGCCACCCCGTTCTCATCGTAACGCAGGGCCTCCCAAAGACCCCAGCCCAGACCCTGAGCCGCCCCGCCGTGCATCTGCCCTTCGATCAGCAACGGGTTCAGGGCCCGGCCGACATCCTGAGCCACCACCGCCTCCTGCACCGTCACCCGGCCGGTCTCCGGATCCACCCGCACCCGGACGAGCATGGCGGCGAAACCCGGCGCCTGCTCCCGCTGGGCGGAGGTCCCCCGACCGAACACCGGCTCGAACTTCCCCCCGAACCGCTGGGCCAGGGCGGCCACCTCGCCGACGCGCATCCGGGGCTCCGGAACCCCCCGGACGTAGATCTGGCCATCGCGGATCTCCAGGTCCTCCGGGGCGACCTCCAGATGCTCCGCCGCGATGCGCAGGATCTGCTGGCGGGCCTCCTCCGCCGCCCGCTGCACCGCCAAGCCCACCGTGTAAATGGTCTTGCTGCCCCCGCTGGCTCCGGCATAGGGGCTGGTGTCGGTATCCCCCTGGAGGATCCGCACCTGCTCCAGAGGCACCCCCAGGATCGAGGCGGCCAGCTGAGCCATCGCCGTGTGCGTGCCCTGCAGGTCCACCGCCCCCACGTAGATCCGGACGCTGCCGTCGCGATCCACATGGCACATCGCGGCGGCCGGCTCGAGCCCTCCGTGCCAGCCGCCCACCGCCAGCCCGATGCCCTCCCCGGGCTCCCGACGTCCCTCCCGCCACATCGGATGCTCCCGCAGGGCCTCCAGGCAGGCCCTCAGGCCGATGGGGCCATAACGCTTCCCGCTGGGCAGCTCGTCCCCTTCCTCCATTACATTCCGCAACCGGAACTCCAGAGGGTCCAGACCCAGCTGGCGAGCCATCTCGTCCATCTGGGACTCCAGGGCGAAGAGCGCCTGAGGAGCCCCCGGCGCCCGATAGGCGCCGACCCCCGGCTTGTGGGTCAGCACCTCGAAGGCCTCGATCTCATAGTGGGGGAAGCGATAGAAGCTCCCCAGCAGGTTCGCCGCGATGCGCGCCGGGGAGCCCGGGAAAGCCCCCGCGTCGAAGATCACGCGGGCCTGGAGGGCGGTGAGGGTTCCATCCCGCTTCACCCCGGTCTTCAGGGTGATGATGGAGGCGTGGGCCGGCGTCCCGATGAGGAACTCTTCCTGTCGGGTGAGGGTGAGCCGGACGGGCCGGCGGGTATGAATGGCCAGGGCGGCCACCAGAGGCTCCAGCAGGGTGAACTTGCCGCCGAAGCCGCCCCCCACCGGCATCGGCACCACCCGAATCCGGTTCTCCGGCCAGCCCAGGAAATCCGCCACCTCCTCCCGCACCCCGAAGGGATCCTGCGTGCTGGTCCAGATGGTCAGCGTCTCGGTGGCCGGATCCAGGGCCGCCGTCGTCGTGTGCGGTTCGATATACGCCTGATGCACCGGAGCGGTGCGATAGGTGAGCTCCAGGATGAGGTCCGCCTCTTCAAAGCCCCGGGCGATCTCCCCGCGGGTGTAGCGGACGTGGTCGGAGACGTTGGGAGGCAGGACGGCGGATCCTTCCGGGGCGCTCCCGACGTCCGCCGCGTGAGCCCCGGCGTCCGCCCGCACCCCGGGGCGTCCGCCCGGCCAGATCCGCGGCGCGTCCGGCGCCATCGCCTTCAGGGGATCCACCACGGCGGGCAATGGTTCGATATCCACCTCGACCCGAGCGGCGCCGTCCGCCGCCGCAGCCTCGGTCTCCGCCAGGACCACGGCGACCGGCTGGCCGTAATACACCACGCGCTCCCAGGCCAGCAGCGCCCGCGCGTGGCTCTCCGGCTCCCGCTGGAACCATGGGAGATCCGCCGCGGTCAGCACGGCAACGACGCCGGGGACGGCGCGGGCGGGGGCGGTTTCGATCCGCCGGAGGCGGCCGTGGGCATAAGGGCTGAGGACCATGCGGGCATACAGGAGATCGGGCAATCGAAGGTCAGCGCCGAACTTCAAGCGCCCCGTCGCCTTCAGATGGCCATCCCGCATGGGAATCCGCTGACCGATGGTCATCGCGTCCTCCACCTCCCTCACCGGGGTCCGGGCATCCGTGATACGGATGTCTCTTCAAAGATAGGCTGGATCGCGAAGGCTGTCCAGAATCGCCGGAAGCGAGCGCCTTGCCGTGTCGGGCCAGAGGTGTTACGCTGAAAGGAGAAGACCCTGGCCGGGCGTTTCGGGGCGAAGGAGGAAAGCGATGGGCGTTCAGGTCCAGCGGCGCCTGTTCACCGTGGAGGAATATCACCGCATGGCCGAGGCCGGCATCCTCTCCGAAGACGACCGCGTGGAGCTCATCGAAGGAGAACTCGTCACCATGAGCCCCATCGGAAGCCGACACGCCGCCTGCGTGAAGCGCCTCGTCCGGCTCCTGGATCGAGCCGTGGGAGATCGCGCGATCGTCGGCGCCCAGGATCCCATCCGCCTGGGGGCTCGTTCCGAGCCGCAGCCGGACGTGGCGCTGCTTCGCTATCGCCCCGATTTCTACGCCTCCGCCCACCCCGGACCCGAGGACGTCCTCCTGGTCGTAGAGGTGGCCGAAACCTCCGCCGACTCCGACCGCTCCCTCAAAATCCCCCTCTACGCCCGCTACGGCATCCCCGAAGCCTGGCTGGTGGACCTGTTGGAAGAACGCATCGAGATCTACCGCCACCCCACCCCCCAGGGCTACCGATCCCTCCACATCGCCCACCGGGGTGAAACCGTAAGCCCCATCGCCCTGCCCGACCTGGAGCTCAGCGTGGATGAAATCCTGGGATAGCCCGCGGAGGAAAGCGATGGGCGTTCAGGTCCAGCGACGCCTGTTCACCGTGGAGGAATACCACCGCATGGCCGAGGCCGGCATCCTCTCCGAAGACGACCGCGTGGAGCTCATCGAAGGAGAACTCGTCACCATGAGCCCCATCGGAAGCCGACACGCCGCCTGCGTGGCGCGACTCACCGCCCTGCTTTTCCCGGTTGAAGGCCGGGGGATCCTCTGGGTCCAAAATCCCATTCGCCTGGGGGCTCGTTCCGAGCCGCAGCCGGACGTGGCGCTGCTTCGCTATCGCCCCGATTTCTACGCCTCCGCCCACCCCGGACCCGAGGACGTCCTCCTGGTCGTAGAGGTGGCCGAAACCTCCGCCGACTCCGACCGCTCCCTCAAAATCCCCCTCTACGCCCGCTACGGCATCCCCGAAGCCTGGCTGGTGGACCTGTTGGAAGAACGCATCGAGATCTACCGCCACCCCACCCCCCAGGGCTACCGATCCCTCCACATCGCCCACCGGGGTGAAACCGTGAGCCCCACCGCCCTGCCCGACCTGGAGCTCAGCGTGGATGAAATCCTGGGATAGCCCGA is drawn from Thermoflexus hugenholtzii and contains these coding sequences:
- a CDS encoding xanthine dehydrogenase family protein molybdopterin-binding subunit; this encodes MTIGQRIPMRDGHLKATGRLKFGADLRLPDLLYARMVLSPYAHGRLRRIETAPARAVPGVVAVLTAADLPWFQREPESHARALLAWERVVYYGQPVAVVLAETEAAAADGAARVEVDIEPLPAVVDPLKAMAPDAPRIWPGGRPGVRADAGAHAADVGSAPEGSAVLPPNVSDHVRYTRGEIARGFEEADLILELTYRTAPVHQAYIEPHTTTAALDPATETLTIWTSTQDPFGVREEVADFLGWPENRIRVVPMPVGGGFGGKFTLLEPLVAALAIHTRRPVRLTLTRQEEFLIGTPAHASIITLKTGVKRDGTLTALQARVIFDAGAFPGSPARIAANLLGSFYRFPHYEIEAFEVLTHKPGVGAYRAPGAPQALFALESQMDEMARQLGLDPLEFRLRNVMEEGDELPSGKRYGPIGLRACLEALREHPMWREGRREPGEGIGLAVGGWHGGLEPAAAMCHVDRDGSVRIYVGAVDLQGTHTAMAQLAASILGVPLEQVRILQGDTDTSPYAGASGGSKTIYTVGLAVQRAAEEARQQILRIAAEHLEVAPEDLEIRDGQIYVRGVPEPRMRVGEVAALAQRFGGKFEPVFGRGTSAQREQAPGFAAMLVRVRVDPETGRVTVQEAVVAQDVGRALNPLLIEGQMHGGAAQGLGWGLWEALRYDENGVALTASFLDYALPIAPEVPPIETRIVEVPSPHGPFGARGVGEPPVVPGAAAVANAIRDAVGVRVTELPITPERLWTAMTARMIAETRLRHEWGD
- a CDS encoding Uma2 family endonuclease: MGVQVQRRLFTVEEYHRMAEAGILSEDDRVELIEGELVTMSPIGSRHAACVKRLVRLLDRAVGDRAIVGAQDPIRLGARSEPQPDVALLRYRPDFYASAHPGPEDVLLVVEVAETSADSDRSLKIPLYARYGIPEAWLVDLLEERIEIYRHPTPQGYRSLHIAHRGETVSPIALPDLELSVDEILG
- a CDS encoding DUF433 domain-containing protein, with amino-acid sequence MLIERRITMELRHYRFRRITMDPNKCMGKPCICGLRIPVSSILNYL
- a CDS encoding DUF5615 family PIN-like protein, which encodes MKFLLNMNMPRSLAKRLQDKGYLFRHAGDIGLSYAEDWEIIEEARRQGEIILTHDLDYGRLLAFTRQSSPSIIIFRIRRSQPDQTFQKLIDILPQVEEYLRIGLIVIVEDQIIRIRKLPFDEPRRRMQANR
- a CDS encoding CoA-acylating methylmalonate-semialdehyde dehydrogenase: MGSEVLRNYIGGQWVASATDTYLEVRNPALDAVIARVPLSTVEEVNRAVAAAREAFESWRRLPIPVRARYLLRLRDQVERRFEDLARTIVQEHGKTLEEARGEMQRTLENIEAAAGMFTALMGYHTPQVADGIDEECILEPVGVFCCIAPFNFPAMIPSWFFPYALVAGNTYIVKPSEICPITQTRLFELIHEVGFPPGVINMVHGGKEVVDALLTHPDVAGVSFVGSTPVAKYVYATAAAHGKRAQCHGGAKNALVVMPDADLERTVPAILSSAFGSAGQRCLAGSLVMAVGEIHEPLRRALVEGASRIRVGYGLDEGVQMGPVVSRKALERIHRYIELGLREEAELLLDGRGIRVPGYPNGYFIGPTIFDGVQPKMTIACEEIFGPVLGVIRVRDLEEALEIINGLPYGNAASLFTRDGRAAREFRLRVRAGNVGINIGVAAPIAPYPFAGQKQSFFGDLHGQGMDTLYFFTDRKVVITRWF
- a CDS encoding Uma2 family endonuclease, whose protein sequence is MGVQVQRRLFTVEEYHRMAEAGILSEDDRVELIEGELVTMSPIGSRHAACVARLTALLFPVEGRGILWVQNPIRLGARSEPQPDVALLRYRPDFYASAHPGPEDVLLVVEVAETSADSDRSLKIPLYARYGIPEAWLVDLLEERIEIYRHPTPQGYRSLHIAHRGETVSPTALPDLELSVDEILG